CTGGTATTGCTAACTACTTAAATTTCAGTGTCAACAACGGTTTTTACCAAACAGTTACAACCCTTAAATTGCAGATTATTGGCCCAGGAATCCCGCCCGGATGGGAAGGTGTGGGGCCACTACCTTTATTACTTGCAGTTCCTTATGCTTGGTTGTTACCTTTAGCAGAGATTGTCTTAGGTGCGTTATTTGCCCTTAACTATTGGGTGCGGTGGACAGGGTTACTATTGATTCTCATGACATTTAGCATCATTCTGGCATTTGGTATTATCCCCGCAGGTAGTCTATTTCCCAATGGGGCAGAAAGCTTTAACAAAAATATAATGTTTATGACTTTAATTTGGATATGTATTGCTTACGATGCTTACGAACAGAAAATGAGCCGTCGTCGTACCCAAGCAATGGCTGATTATAATGTAACTGCTGCCGGCGAAGATATGTAATATCAATTCATAATAAGTAAGTCAGCGTAAATATTTAATGTTGGTATAGGACTCATACTTAATTTTTGAAATATACGTAGGGGAGCCACTGCGTTGGGCGGGTTTCCCGACATAAAGCAAGTGGCGTTGGGCAATGCCCACCCTACAAATACTGAGATTTTTATGGCTACGCTCCCGTAAGGAATACAGAAATCAAATCGGATTCCTATATAAGGCTGAAGACAGGAGTTATAAACTTTTGATACGTGAGTTTCAATCTAGTCTTTTGTACCTTACTTATTCACAAATTGCTCTGTTTACGCCGACCTACTTAAATCTTTTGTCATCAGATAACGGTTATGCTCTGTAAATCCAACTTGACGGTAAAAGCCTTGAGCAGAAGTATTTTCCCTTTCTACTTCTAGATGTAATGCTCCAACATTGAGAGAGATACAAATCTCCTCTAAAAAGCTGATTGTTTGCTTGCCTATGCCCTTACCTTGGAAAGCTGGCTCAATATAAATTTCATCAATGAAAGCATCACGCCCTCCATATTCTAAGCTATAGCCTAGTGTGAGAGTGACATAACCAATACCTTGATTTTGAGATTGAATCAACCAGATTCGTCCCATTGACTCATCACTCAACAGTTGAATTATCGCTTGATGAGCAAAAACAATATTGAATAGGATACTACTATCTACTGCATATAGTTTTTGCATGAAGCTCAGAAGTATCTCAATGTCATTATTTTCTACAGATTTAAAATTAATTTGCACTATATATTTCCTTGTTGAAAATGTGAATAATTTTTCAATCTTCACTCCCGTAGTGCGTAACCGACACCACGCACTGTATGCACTAAACGCTTTTCGTTATTTTCTTCCAACTTGAGCCGTAAATAACGCACATAAACCTCAATAATATTAGAATCACCCATAAAATCGTAACCCCAAACTTTTTCTAAAATTTGGTCTCTAGTAAAAACTTGCCGGGGATGGGAAAGTAGATATTCTAACAAGTCAAACTCTTTTGCTGTTAAATCTATGGCACGTTTACCGCGAAATACTTCACGGGTGCGGCGGTTTAAACTTAAATCTTCAAACTGCAATAAATCATCATCTGTTTCTTGAGTACGCCGTAGATGGGCGCGGATTCTGGCTAATAGTTCTTCGATGCTGAAAGGCTTAACTACATAATCGTCGGCTCCTGCATCTAATCCTGCCACGCGATCGCTCACTTCATCTTTGGCTGTCAGCAATATTACTGGTACTTTGTTTCCTGTAGCCCGTAAGCGGCGACAAAGTTCTAAACCTGTTAATCCAGGCAACATCCAATCTAAAATAGCTAAATCTAGGTCTGATTCCCTCGCTAGGGTCAAACCTGTCATACCATCATGGGCTACACTCACTTTGTAGCCTTCGCTACTCAGTTCTAATTCCACAAATCGCGCTAGTTTAACTTCATCTTCCACAAGTAGAATATGTGCAGCCATAATTTATACCAATTTAGGAAAGATAGTATGTTTAGAAAGTAATTAAGATTTTTATAATATGTATCAATTGTGTTGACGTTAGCCCTTCGCTTGCAGTATTACAAATTACGAATTAGTATTATGCTCCTATTGCTGGTAATTTAAAAATAAAAGTACTGCCATAACCCGGTTCTGAACGAACTCCTACCTGTCCACCCATGCGTTCTACTAGACGTTTGACAATGGATAAACCTAAGCCTGTTCCTCCTGTGGCACGGTTGCGCGATGTATCTACTCGGTAAAATGGTTCAAAAATGCGCGACTGTTCCGCCAAAGGGATACCACAGCCGCGATCAATAACTTGAATAATTGCCCAACCATCAGCTTGAGTTAGCTGTAAAGTAATTGCCTCATCAATATCTGAGTGTTTGACTGCATTATCAATCAAATGATTTAATATCTGCATCAACTGGGTGCGATCGGCTTGAGCTTTGATAGGAAAC
Above is a genomic segment from Nostoc sp. MS1 containing:
- a CDS encoding DoxX family membrane protein — protein: MNYLLNLRTAVMVNRVIIGLFFLCSGIANYLNFSVNNGFYQTVTTLKLQIIGPGIPPGWEGVGPLPLLLAVPYAWLLPLAEIVLGALFALNYWVRWTGLLLILMTFSIILAFGIIPAGSLFPNGAESFNKNIMFMTLIWICIAYDAYEQKMSRRRTQAMADYNVTAAGEDM
- a CDS encoding GNAT family N-acetyltransferase → MQINFKSVENNDIEILLSFMQKLYAVDSSILFNIVFAHQAIIQLLSDESMGRIWLIQSQNQGIGYVTLTLGYSLEYGGRDAFIDEIYIEPAFQGKGIGKQTISFLEEICISLNVGALHLEVERENTSAQGFYRQVGFTEHNRYLMTKDLSRSA
- a CDS encoding response regulator transcription factor, whose amino-acid sequence is MAAHILLVEDEVKLARFVELELSSEGYKVSVAHDGMTGLTLARESDLDLAILDWMLPGLTGLELCRRLRATGNKVPVILLTAKDEVSDRVAGLDAGADDYVVKPFSIEELLARIRAHLRRTQETDDDLLQFEDLSLNRRTREVFRGKRAIDLTAKEFDLLEYLLSHPRQVFTRDQILEKVWGYDFMGDSNIIEVYVRYLRLKLEENNEKRLVHTVRGVGYALRE